A genomic segment from Peribacillus sp. ACCC06369 encodes:
- a CDS encoding BrxA/BrxB family bacilliredoxin has product MSMAYDEYMKQMVKPMRAELVQAGFEELESAEAVENFMDAVEGTTLVVVNSVCGCAAGLARPAATQAVLQADNKPDHLVTVFAGQDKEATAKMREYFDGIEPSSPSMALLKGKEVLHFIPRHDIEGQPMEAIMENLLAAFSQVNK; this is encoded by the coding sequence ATGTCGATGGCATATGATGAATATATGAAACAAATGGTAAAACCAATGCGTGCGGAACTGGTGCAAGCAGGTTTTGAGGAGTTGGAATCAGCCGAAGCGGTTGAAAACTTTATGGATGCCGTAGAAGGTACGACACTTGTGGTTGTGAATTCAGTTTGTGGTTGTGCTGCCGGGTTAGCCCGTCCAGCTGCTACTCAAGCCGTACTTCAAGCAGACAATAAGCCTGATCATCTGGTAACTGTATTTGCCGGTCAAGATAAGGAAGCGACAGCTAAAATGCGGGAATACTTCGATGGAATAGAACCTTCTTCACCATCAATGGCTCTCCTAAAGGGCAAAGAGGTCTTACATTTCATTCCGCGCCATGATATAGAAGGACAGCCAATGGAAGCCATTATGGAAAATTTATTGGCAGCATTCAGTCAAGTGAATAAGTGA
- the ilvD gene encoding dihydroxy-acid dehydratase, translated as MSTSNMRSDMITKGVDRAPHRSLLRAAGVKEEDFGKPFIAVCNSYIDIVPGHVHLQEFGKIVKEAIREAGGVPFEFNTIGVDDGIAMGHIGMRYSLPSREIIADSVETVVSAHWFDGMVCIPNCDKITPGMMMAALRVNIPTIFVSGGPMKAGKDKNGKSLSLTSVFEGVGAYQAGNINAEDLQEIEQVACPTCGSCSGMFTANSMNCLAEGLGLALPGNGTILAVADERKEFVKKSAKQLMEIIKLDIKPRDIVTIDAIDNAFALDMAMGGSTNTVLHTLALAHEAGFEYPMERINEIANRVPHLAKIAPASDYHIEDVHNAGGVSAVINELLKKPGAFNGDCLSVSGKTLRENVAGCEILDKDVIHPLDNPHSERGGLAVLFGNLAPQGSIIKVGAVDESVGGYHRGPAICFDSQEDALSGIITGKVKEGNVVVIRYEGPKGGPGMPEMLAPTSQIVGRGLGAKVGLITDGRFSGASRGISIGHISPEAAEGGPIAFVEDGDIIELDLENRKIELEISDEEFEKRKANWKGFESKVRTGYLARYSKLVTNASSGGVMKV; from the coding sequence ATGTCTACATCAAATATGAGAAGTGACATGATTACAAAAGGGGTCGATCGAGCTCCACATAGAAGCCTGTTGCGGGCAGCAGGGGTTAAAGAAGAAGATTTCGGTAAACCGTTTATCGCGGTTTGTAATTCATACATCGATATCGTTCCAGGTCATGTCCACCTTCAGGAATTCGGAAAAATAGTGAAGGAAGCGATTCGGGAAGCAGGCGGTGTGCCTTTCGAATTTAATACGATCGGGGTAGACGATGGAATTGCGATGGGTCATATTGGTATGCGCTATTCTTTGCCAAGCCGTGAAATCATCGCGGATTCCGTGGAAACTGTTGTATCTGCACATTGGTTTGACGGTATGGTTTGCATTCCAAACTGTGACAAGATAACGCCGGGAATGATGATGGCAGCTCTTCGCGTCAATATTCCTACAATATTCGTAAGTGGCGGACCGATGAAGGCAGGAAAAGACAAAAACGGTAAGTCTCTTTCATTAACATCCGTTTTTGAAGGGGTGGGCGCTTATCAAGCAGGTAATATCAATGCAGAAGATTTACAGGAAATCGAGCAAGTTGCATGCCCTACTTGTGGTTCTTGTTCAGGAATGTTCACTGCAAACTCCATGAACTGTTTGGCAGAAGGCTTAGGACTTGCGCTTCCGGGAAATGGAACGATTTTGGCGGTAGCAGATGAACGTAAAGAATTCGTCAAGAAATCCGCTAAACAATTGATGGAGATAATCAAACTGGATATCAAGCCTCGTGATATCGTTACGATTGATGCAATTGATAACGCATTTGCATTGGATATGGCGATGGGCGGATCAACTAACACTGTACTGCATACACTTGCATTGGCACATGAAGCAGGTTTTGAATATCCAATGGAACGCATAAATGAAATAGCTAACCGCGTACCGCATCTAGCGAAAATTGCACCGGCATCCGATTATCATATTGAAGATGTACATAATGCTGGTGGTGTAAGTGCCGTCATTAATGAGTTACTCAAAAAACCAGGTGCCTTTAACGGAGACTGCCTTTCCGTTTCAGGTAAAACGCTCCGCGAAAATGTTGCCGGTTGTGAAATTTTGGACAAGGATGTTATCCATCCGTTAGATAATCCGCATTCTGAGCGTGGAGGGCTGGCGGTATTGTTCGGTAACCTTGCACCTCAAGGCTCCATCATAAAAGTGGGTGCCGTTGACGAATCAGTTGGTGGCTACCACAGGGGTCCTGCGATTTGTTTCGATTCCCAGGAAGATGCACTTTCCGGAATCATTACTGGAAAAGTTAAGGAAGGGAATGTAGTGGTCATTCGTTACGAAGGACCTAAAGGAGGGCCGGGTATGCCGGAAATGTTGGCACCGACTTCCCAAATCGTCGGAAGGGGACTTGGAGCCAAAGTCGGTTTGATTACTGATGGCCGCTTTTCAGGCGCATCTCGAGGCATCAGCATTGGCCATATATCCCCCGAGGCAGCTGAGGGAGGCCCAATCGCCTTTGTGGAAGATGGAGATATCATCGAGTTGGATTTGGAAAATCGTAAAATCGAATTGGAAATTTCCGATGAAGAATTCGAAAAGCGCAAAGCAAATTGGAAAGGCTTCGAATCAAAAGTTAGAACAGGCTATTTAGCACGTTATTCCAAACTTGTGACGAATGCCAGCTCAGGCGGAGTGATGAAAGTTTAA
- a CDS encoding glutathione peroxidase, giving the protein MSIYEFEVNKINGETISLEEYRGKVMIIVNTASKCGFSPQYDDLQSLYVQYKEDGLAVLGFPCNQFLKQEPGDDLEIDSYCKLNHGVTFPMFAKVNVNGKEAHPLFSYLTENAPGVMGSKSIKWNFTKFLIDRDGNIVSRYAPKTKPLEMEEDLKKLL; this is encoded by the coding sequence ATGTCCATTTACGAATTTGAAGTTAATAAAATCAATGGCGAAACCATCTCGCTTGAAGAATATAGAGGGAAAGTGATGATTATCGTGAATACGGCAAGCAAATGCGGTTTTTCACCACAGTATGATGATTTGCAAAGCCTGTATGTACAGTATAAAGAGGATGGTTTAGCCGTGCTTGGTTTTCCGTGTAATCAGTTTTTGAAACAGGAGCCTGGTGATGACCTGGAAATCGATTCTTACTGTAAATTGAATCATGGTGTAACATTCCCGATGTTTGCAAAAGTGAATGTCAATGGAAAGGAAGCCCATCCCTTATTCAGTTATCTGACTGAAAATGCTCCTGGAGTGATGGGGTCCAAATCGATAAAATGGAATTTCACAAAGTTCTTGATTGATCGTGATGGAAATATCGTCAGTCGGTATGCACCTAAAACAAAACCCCTGGAAATGGAAGAGGATTTAAAAAAATTATTATGA
- a CDS encoding class I SAM-dependent methyltransferase, whose protein sequence is MFVTTVGRVDKETMILAERLAEELHIPYIARRKRSVRDIQSDHDEDDCLVFGKKRMELYRYQEKEPFFFHPNLAMIRIKRLIRGESDPFLIAGDINEGDSVLDCTLGLGSDAIVASFAVGEHGQVVALEGNQYLAMLVEHGMKTWENAEEKMIQAMRRIEVIQADHYDILKALPDDHFDVVYFDPMFEETIQESNGIRGLTHFAEDKDLSMEIMKEAKRVARKRVVLKDHFRSSRFEEFEFEVLKRKTSKFHFGFISILDQDL, encoded by the coding sequence ATGTTTGTCACTACAGTAGGAAGAGTCGATAAAGAAACGATGATATTAGCCGAAAGGTTAGCTGAAGAATTACATATTCCCTATATTGCCCGAAGAAAACGATCGGTGAGAGATATCCAATCGGATCATGATGAAGATGATTGCCTCGTTTTTGGTAAAAAGCGGATGGAGTTATATCGGTACCAAGAAAAAGAACCATTCTTTTTTCACCCGAACCTTGCAATGATAAGAATAAAACGATTAATTCGTGGCGAAAGTGATCCATTTCTCATTGCCGGAGATATAAATGAGGGGGATTCTGTGCTTGATTGTACATTGGGCTTGGGCTCTGATGCGATTGTCGCAAGTTTCGCAGTTGGTGAACATGGACAGGTTGTTGCATTGGAGGGAAATCAATATTTGGCCATGCTCGTGGAACATGGGATGAAGACCTGGGAGAATGCAGAGGAAAAGATGATACAAGCGATGAGACGAATAGAGGTCATTCAAGCGGATCATTACGATATATTGAAAGCATTGCCGGATGATCATTTTGATGTCGTATATTTCGATCCCATGTTTGAGGAAACGATTCAGGAATCGAATGGAATCAGGGGGTTGACTCATTTTGCGGAAGATAAAGATTTATCGATGGAAATAATGAAAGAAGCCAAGCGGGTTGCGCGAAAGAGAGTCGTGTTGAAAGACCATTTTCGCAGCTCCCGCTTTGAGGAATTTGAATTTGAGGTATTAAAGAGAAAAACATCCAAATTTCATTTTGGCTTCATTTCCATTCTTGATCAGGATTTATAA
- the ggt gene encoding gamma-glutamyltransferase yields the protein MENTNEHTKDKDYKRETATGNAGMVVTAHPVATSIGEKILREGGNAVDAAVAIQFALNIVEPMMTGIGGSGFLMVYNAKDKKTKIFDGHVRAPKAAHRDMFLDEKGEVIPFKERSIKATAVGIPGILKAMDEALSEYGSKPLADLIEPSIEFAEKGVPVNWVLCDALKNFEYRLGEEARKFFMPNGKPYQDGELLIKENLANTYRILQREGVSAFYDGEIGEGIISCIQELGGFMELSDLQDYKATIDEPMYGTYKDYRIASSMAPSAGGFTVIQILKILESFQIEQYDVRSWEKYYLIAEAMRLAFTDKKAFLADPEFAELPLAGLLHDEYIAKRRSFINFNARNNAIDFGNPWIYDSVKQREVIPQPNDEDISETTHFTVRDRWGNIAACTSTVEHPFGSGIMVSDYGFMLNNELTDFDSIPGGMNEVQPNKRPVSCKSPTIIFKDGEPILTLGSPGGPTIISSVVQTIINVLDLKMDLKAAIEEPRIFTPMGPHIEWEAGMDMTSKGHLEGMGFAFNEVPHSIGNVQAIQINPDGSNYGAADSSREGCAMGLDETDYKS from the coding sequence ATGGAAAACACCAATGAACACACTAAAGATAAAGATTACAAGCGGGAAACAGCTACAGGGAACGCCGGAATGGTCGTTACCGCTCATCCCGTAGCCACTTCCATTGGGGAAAAAATATTACGTGAAGGTGGAAATGCTGTCGATGCGGCGGTCGCCATCCAATTTGCCCTGAATATTGTAGAACCCATGATGACTGGAATCGGCGGAAGTGGTTTCCTTATGGTATATAACGCTAAAGATAAGAAAACAAAAATATTCGATGGCCATGTTAGAGCACCTAAAGCAGCGCATCGAGACATGTTTCTTGATGAAAAAGGGGAAGTCATCCCATTTAAAGAACGCTCGATCAAAGCTACAGCGGTTGGAATTCCTGGAATACTGAAAGCTATGGATGAAGCACTCTCCGAATATGGAAGCAAGCCTTTAGCTGACCTCATCGAGCCATCCATTGAATTTGCAGAAAAAGGAGTTCCCGTCAATTGGGTCCTTTGCGATGCTCTTAAAAATTTTGAATATCGATTGGGCGAGGAAGCCCGTAAGTTCTTCATGCCAAACGGAAAACCCTATCAAGATGGCGAATTGCTGATAAAAGAAAATTTGGCGAATACCTATCGGATATTGCAACGTGAAGGCGTTTCCGCATTTTATGATGGTGAAATCGGAGAGGGCATCATTTCCTGTATACAGGAATTGGGAGGGTTCATGGAGCTTTCTGATTTACAGGATTATAAAGCAACGATTGATGAACCAATGTATGGGACTTATAAGGATTATCGAATTGCATCATCCATGGCCCCAAGTGCAGGCGGATTCACGGTCATTCAAATCCTGAAAATATTGGAGAGCTTCCAAATCGAACAATATGACGTCCGTTCTTGGGAAAAATATTACTTGATTGCAGAAGCGATGCGTCTTGCATTTACAGATAAAAAGGCATTTCTCGCTGATCCCGAATTTGCCGAATTGCCATTAGCGGGTCTACTGCATGATGAATATATAGCCAAACGCCGCTCATTCATTAATTTCAATGCAAGGAATAATGCCATTGACTTCGGAAACCCTTGGATATATGATTCCGTGAAACAAAGGGAAGTCATTCCGCAACCAAATGACGAAGATATCAGTGAAACGACACACTTCACGGTCCGTGACAGATGGGGTAATATTGCAGCTTGCACTTCTACAGTTGAACATCCATTCGGCTCAGGCATCATGGTTTCCGACTATGGTTTCATGTTGAATAATGAACTGACTGATTTCGATTCCATTCCTGGGGGCATGAATGAAGTGCAGCCCAATAAACGCCCTGTCAGCTGTAAAAGCCCGACCATCATCTTTAAAGACGGCGAGCCGATTTTGACGTTAGGATCACCTGGAGGACCAACCATCATCAGTTCAGTCGTCCAAACGATCATCAATGTACTCGATTTAAAAATGGACTTGAAAGCAGCCATTGAAGAACCTAGAATTTTCACACCAATGGGCCCCCATATTGAATGGGAAGCAGGAATGGATATGACCAGCAAAGGTCACTTAGAAGGAATGGGCTTTGCCTTTAATGAAGTTCCCCACTCTATAGGGAATGTCCAAGCCATTCAAATTAATCCTGATGGTTCGAACTATGGTGCTGCCGATTCAAGCAGGGAAGGTTGTGCAATGGGATTAGACGAGACAGATTATAAATCCTGA
- the metA gene encoding homoserine O-succinyltransferase, which translates to MPIRIPEQLPAREILEQENIFVMDEERATNQEIRPLNILILNLMPEKEKTEAQLLRFLGNTPIQVNISFLRLSTHESKNTSKFHLDQFYKSFTDIRTKKYDGLIITGAPVEKLEFSDVNYWEELQNIMNWSNENVTSTLHICWGAQAALYHHYGIGKHELPEKCFGIYTHEVLEPNENLVRGFDDYFMAPHSRHTDIDYQKLVNHPELKVLAQSDQAGVLMAASVDGKRIMVTGHFEYDADTLGEEYKRDRERGINTQLPENYFPDNDPTKVPLHRWKSHCSLMFSNWLNYYVYQSTPYEWD; encoded by the coding sequence ATGCCAATCAGAATTCCGGAACAACTGCCAGCTAGGGAAATTTTAGAACAGGAAAATATTTTCGTTATGGATGAGGAAAGAGCTACCAATCAGGAAATCCGTCCATTGAATATATTAATTTTAAACCTTATGCCAGAAAAAGAGAAAACAGAGGCTCAGTTACTGCGCTTTCTTGGCAATACTCCCATTCAAGTAAACATATCATTCCTGCGCCTAAGCACACATGAATCAAAAAACACGAGTAAATTTCATTTAGACCAATTTTATAAATCATTTACTGATATTCGCACAAAGAAATATGACGGCTTGATCATTACAGGCGCCCCAGTCGAAAAACTGGAATTTTCAGACGTTAATTATTGGGAAGAACTGCAGAATATCATGAATTGGTCAAACGAAAATGTAACATCCACCCTACATATCTGTTGGGGAGCCCAAGCAGCCCTGTACCATCATTACGGAATAGGCAAACACGAACTGCCAGAGAAATGCTTCGGCATATATACTCATGAGGTACTTGAACCAAATGAAAATCTAGTCCGCGGATTCGATGATTATTTTATGGCCCCTCATTCACGCCATACGGATATTGACTATCAAAAATTAGTTAACCATCCAGAATTGAAGGTTCTGGCACAGTCCGATCAAGCTGGGGTATTGATGGCTGCTTCTGTTGATGGAAAAAGAATTATGGTTACCGGCCATTTCGAGTATGATGCCGATACCCTCGGTGAAGAATACAAACGCGATAGGGAGCGTGGGATCAATACGCAACTCCCTGAAAATTACTTTCCTGATAACGATCCCACCAAGGTACCCCTTCACCGCTGGAAGAGCCATTGCAGCCTGATGTTCTCGAATTGGCTGAACTATTATGTCTACCAATCAACCCCATATGAGTGGGATTGA
- a CDS encoding HD domain-containing protein: protein MKQTMIDLTEKYVYDQLNSDASGHDWFHIDRVRKLALHIAKEEGKGNEFIIELAALLHDIPDDKLNQEADEGWGKLDLWFQELKLDIDSVDAIKQIINTISYSSGQLKLPSIEAEIVQDADRLDAIGAIGIARTFAFGGKKGQLMFDPSLPIRENMTKKEYRTGKSSSVHHFYEKLLRLQDMLNTCTAKRIASERHEYMVRFLEEFKKEWDVRL from the coding sequence ATGAAACAAACGATGATAGATTTAACGGAGAAGTATGTATACGACCAATTGAATTCAGATGCCAGCGGCCATGATTGGTTCCATATCGATCGGGTTCGTAAGCTGGCTTTACATATTGCAAAAGAAGAAGGAAAAGGGAATGAGTTCATCATTGAATTGGCGGCCCTGCTTCATGATATCCCTGATGATAAACTAAACCAGGAAGCTGATGAGGGATGGGGAAAGCTGGATCTTTGGTTTCAGGAACTGAAGTTGGATATTGATAGTGTGGATGCCATTAAACAAATCATCAACACAATTTCATATAGTTCCGGGCAGTTGAAGCTTCCTTCCATCGAGGCTGAAATTGTTCAGGACGCGGACCGCTTGGATGCAATTGGTGCCATTGGGATAGCCAGGACATTTGCATTTGGAGGAAAAAAGGGACAACTTATGTTTGATCCTTCACTGCCCATCAGGGAAAACATGACAAAGAAGGAATACAGGACGGGTAAAAGCTCTTCCGTTCATCACTTTTATGAAAAATTATTACGTTTGCAAGATATGCTCAATACTTGCACAGCCAAGAGGATTGCAAGTGAAAGGCATGAATATATGGTTAGATTTTTAGAGGAATTTAAAAAGGAATGGGATGTACGATTATGA
- a CDS encoding DegV family protein, with translation MERIAWVTDSTGTLDEELALNEHVYVVPMVVIIDGKEYEDGVDLSPEELYRRMSEDKMNATTSQPSVGRFQELYKELEKRYDRIIAVHLSSELSGTVSASRQAAQMVTIPVDVFDTLLISFPMLLILKRLMHYIDNGDSINEAFAKTRIYAENHETYVLIGSLDQLHRSGRLTNAQFILGSLLSFKPIISIENGVLHTKSKPRNLKKAEKQIFTDFRRSVEAGKVKECTILYGAVSEQAHRWKKMISEEFPHVLTHVSPLGSAIGVHTGEQTIGLSWFNED, from the coding sequence ATGGAACGAATTGCATGGGTAACGGATAGTACGGGAACTTTAGACGAAGAATTAGCATTGAATGAGCATGTTTACGTCGTTCCGATGGTCGTCATCATCGATGGGAAGGAATATGAAGATGGCGTCGACCTATCACCTGAGGAATTATACCGAAGAATGAGTGAGGATAAGATGAATGCGACTACATCACAGCCCTCGGTCGGCAGATTCCAAGAGTTATATAAGGAGCTTGAAAAACGCTATGATCGAATCATAGCCGTACACCTTTCAAGTGAATTGAGCGGGACCGTTTCCGCGAGCAGGCAAGCTGCACAAATGGTTACGATCCCCGTTGACGTGTTTGATACTTTACTTATTTCCTTTCCAATGCTATTAATCTTGAAACGGCTCATGCATTATATTGATAATGGCGATTCCATCAATGAGGCTTTCGCTAAAACGAGAATATATGCGGAGAATCATGAAACGTATGTATTAATAGGTTCTTTAGATCAGCTGCATCGCAGCGGCAGGTTAACAAACGCACAGTTTATTCTAGGAAGCCTATTGAGCTTTAAACCCATCATTTCAATCGAAAATGGTGTGCTTCATACCAAATCTAAACCTCGGAACCTTAAAAAAGCGGAAAAACAGATCTTCACTGATTTTCGCAGGTCAGTCGAAGCAGGAAAAGTAAAAGAATGCACCATATTATATGGTGCTGTTTCGGAGCAGGCACATAGATGGAAAAAGATGATTTCCGAAGAATTTCCTCATGTGTTGACCCATGTATCTCCGCTCGGTAGTGCAATAGGGGTGCATACTGGTGAACAGACGATTGGACTCAGTTGGTTCAATGAAGATTAA
- a CDS encoding conserved virulence factor C family protein: MKIKSIEPTPSPNTMKINLTEELLAGKSNNYKKDQAEQAPQLIKDLFKIDGVKGVYHVADFLAVERNAKYDWKDILVQIRQVFGEKTEEQSQQTVLNEHYGEVAVAIQQFKGIPMQIKASDSQHEKRFALPEYFIKGIAAAQKEDDNVVLLRKWKDYGVRYGDMEDIVKEVSDELIAAYPEERINRLVAAAKEMVDTKETFLKRPKIKLTAEMLNDESWEKRYQALEQMEDPTVDDIPVLDMALSDSKVSIRRLAVVYLGMIEDRKVLPSLYKALKDKSAAVRRTAGDCLSDLGFEEAMGEMSQSLSDKNKLVRWRAAMFLYEAGNETTLPYLKQAEQDPEFEVALQVKMAIDRIENGEEAKGSVWKQMTESRQTNDK, from the coding sequence TTGAAAATTAAATCAATAGAACCTACACCAAGTCCGAATACAATGAAAATCAATTTAACTGAAGAGTTATTAGCAGGTAAAAGTAATAACTATAAGAAGGATCAAGCTGAACAGGCACCGCAGCTGATTAAAGATTTATTTAAGATTGATGGGGTGAAAGGGGTATATCATGTTGCGGATTTCTTAGCGGTTGAGCGCAATGCGAAATATGATTGGAAAGATATCTTGGTCCAAATCCGTCAGGTCTTCGGGGAAAAAACCGAAGAACAAAGTCAACAAACGGTTTTAAATGAACATTACGGTGAAGTAGCCGTTGCCATTCAACAATTCAAAGGCATTCCGATGCAAATTAAAGCAAGTGATAGCCAACACGAGAAACGTTTTGCCTTACCGGAATATTTCATAAAGGGCATTGCCGCTGCCCAAAAAGAAGATGATAATGTAGTCCTGCTTCGAAAATGGAAGGATTATGGCGTAAGATATGGTGATATGGAAGATATCGTGAAGGAAGTATCGGATGAGCTGATTGCAGCATATCCAGAAGAACGAATTAATCGGCTTGTAGCTGCTGCTAAAGAAATGGTGGATACAAAAGAAACATTCTTGAAACGGCCAAAAATTAAACTGACTGCAGAAATGCTGAATGACGAAAGCTGGGAAAAGCGATATCAGGCTTTAGAACAAATGGAAGATCCAACAGTGGATGATATTCCAGTATTGGACATGGCACTCTCCGACAGTAAAGTCTCCATTCGAAGGCTCGCGGTTGTATACTTGGGTATGATCGAAGATAGAAAAGTGCTTCCGAGCTTGTACAAAGCTTTGAAAGATAAAAGTGCAGCCGTAAGACGTACGGCTGGTGACTGTTTATCCGATCTAGGGTTTGAAGAAGCGATGGGGGAAATGTCACAATCACTTTCAGATAAAAATAAGTTGGTAAGGTGGAGGGCGGCGATGTTTTTATACGAAGCGGGAAATGAAACGACCCTCCCTTATCTAAAGCAAGCGGAACAGGATCCTGAATTCGAAGTGGCCCTTCAGGTCAAGATGGCCATTGATCGTATTGAAAATGGGGAAGAAGCGAAAGGTTCGGTTTGGAAGCAAATGACAGAATCAAGGCAAACGAATGACAAGTGA
- a CDS encoding ABC-F family ATP-binding cassette domain-containing protein: MKVFSMEHVMKTQGEKLLFKDVSFSITEGEKIGIVGINGTGKSTLLNIIAGLEDSDLGTKDHPNDYTISYLSQDPHFDEKLTIMEYMYESSTPVFSLIKEYEKTLVQLQVDPQNSAIQDRLLKQQQDMDTLGAWDTSANARTILTKLGLPDHSRKLGELSGGQKKRAALAKTLIETPDLLILDEPTNHLDFESITWLEEYLGKYQKSVLFVTHDRYFLDRVSNKIWEIAQTQLFEYKGNYADYLESRAIREENESTERTKKESLFKKELAWIRKGAKARTTKQKARIQRFETLESGVKDKQKTENLEMELSGARLGKKVLEMQDVTKSFGDQTIINHFSFLFKPGDRIGIVGNNGSGKSTLLNILAGRESIDEGILEKGQTVKIGYYTQESVDMDENLRMIEYIRETADSIALKDGSFISAAQMLERFLFPMGSHGTPIRKLSGGEKRRLYLLNILMSAPNVLLLDEPTNDLDTQTLTVLEDYLETFSGVVITVSHDRYFLDKTCHQLLVFKNKGEIDFYYGNYSEFLEEKTEEAVPVKTPEPQINRTEKKKKKLTYAESKEWEEIEGNMERVELRLKDITSEMSAAGSDFEKVRLLLEEEKELTDKLEHFLERWTYLAEKLEEE; the protein is encoded by the coding sequence ATGAAAGTTTTTAGCATGGAACATGTAATGAAAACCCAAGGGGAAAAACTTCTATTTAAAGATGTATCTTTTTCCATTACCGAAGGGGAAAAAATCGGGATCGTTGGCATAAACGGCACCGGTAAATCAACATTATTGAATATCATTGCAGGATTGGAAGACAGTGATTTAGGAACGAAGGATCATCCGAATGATTACACGATTTCCTATCTATCCCAAGATCCGCATTTTGATGAGAAATTGACGATCATGGAATATATGTACGAAAGCTCAACTCCTGTATTTTCATTGATCAAGGAGTATGAAAAGACGCTCGTCCAACTCCAGGTAGATCCACAGAATAGTGCAATACAGGACCGTTTGTTAAAACAGCAACAGGATATGGACACGCTTGGCGCCTGGGATACAAGTGCCAATGCCAGAACGATACTGACCAAGCTGGGCCTTCCCGATCACTCAAGGAAATTGGGGGAACTGTCAGGTGGCCAAAAAAAACGTGCGGCCTTGGCAAAAACCTTGATTGAGACCCCTGATTTACTGATTTTGGATGAGCCTACGAACCATCTCGATTTCGAAAGCATTACATGGCTTGAAGAATATTTGGGGAAATATCAAAAGTCCGTCTTATTCGTAACCCATGATCGTTATTTCCTTGATCGGGTTTCCAATAAGATTTGGGAAATTGCCCAAACGCAGCTTTTTGAATACAAAGGGAACTATGCTGACTATTTAGAATCAAGGGCCATTCGTGAAGAGAACGAATCGACCGAAAGAACGAAAAAAGAAAGTCTATTTAAAAAGGAACTGGCCTGGATCCGAAAAGGTGCAAAGGCCCGGACAACGAAACAAAAGGCCAGGATCCAACGCTTCGAAACATTGGAATCCGGTGTAAAGGATAAGCAGAAAACCGAGAACCTGGAAATGGAATTAAGCGGTGCCCGTCTTGGGAAAAAGGTACTGGAGATGCAGGATGTAACTAAATCTTTCGGGGATCAAACCATCATCAACCATTTTTCCTTCCTCTTCAAACCAGGTGATCGAATTGGGATCGTTGGTAATAATGGCAGTGGTAAGTCAACCTTGTTAAATATCCTGGCGGGACGGGAATCTATAGATGAAGGAATCCTGGAAAAAGGGCAAACCGTGAAAATAGGCTACTATACGCAAGAAAGCGTCGATATGGATGAGAATTTGCGCATGATAGAGTATATTCGCGAAACGGCGGATTCAATCGCCCTTAAAGATGGTAGTTTCATTTCGGCTGCGCAGATGCTTGAAAGGTTCCTGTTTCCAATGGGATCGCATGGGACGCCAATTCGCAAGCTTTCCGGTGGGGAGAAAAGGCGTTTATATCTCCTTAACATATTAATGTCGGCGCCTAATGTCCTGCTTTTGGATGAACCGACGAATGATTTGGACACGCAAACCTTGACCGTTCTGGAGGATTATTTAGAAACGTTTTCAGGTGTAGTCATTACCGTATCACATGATAGGTATTTCTTGGATAAAACGTGCCATCAGCTTCTTGTTTTCAAGAATAAAGGTGAAATTGATTTCTATTACGGTAATTACTCGGAGTTCTTGGAAGAAAAGACGGAAGAGGCCGTACCAGTGAAAACACCAGAACCTCAGATTAACCGCACGGAAAAGAAAAAGAAAAAACTAACCTATGCGGAAAGTAAGGAATGGGAAGAGATAGAAGGGAACATGGAACGGGTCGAGCTGCGTCTGAAAGACATCACGTCAGAAATGTCAGCAGCGGGAAGTGATTTTGAAAAAGTCCGCCTGCTGCTTGAAGAAGAAAAGGAACTAACGGATAAATTAGAGCATTTTTTGGAAAGATGGACGTATTTAGCGGAAAAATTGGAAGAGGAATGA